The following proteins come from a genomic window of Aspergillus luchuensis IFO 4308 DNA, chromosome 3, nearly complete sequence:
- a CDS encoding proteasome regulatory particle lid subunit SEM1 (COG:O;~EggNog:ENOG410PS8W;~InterPro:IPR007834;~PFAM:PF05160;~antiSMASH:Cluster_3.5;~go_component: GO:0008541 - proteasome regulatory particle, lid subcomplex [Evidence IEA];~go_process: GO:0006406 - mRNA export from nucleus [Evidence IEA];~go_process: GO:0043248 - proteasome assembly [Evidence IEA]) gives MSNPTATQDTKAEPTQQPQQQKPPVLEEDDEFEDFPVEDWPQEETEQGSAANGASAHLWEESWDDDDAAEDFSKQLKEELKKVGASN, from the exons ATGTCGAATCCCACCGCGACCCAGGACACCAAGGCCGAGCCTACCCAACAGCCACAGCAACAGAAGCCCCCCgtgctggaagaagacgacgagtTCGAGGACTTCCCCGTTGAAG ACTGGCCTCAGGAGGAAACCGAACAAGGATCTGCTGCCAACGGCGCAAGCGCTCACCTGTGGGAGGAGAGctgggatgatgacgatgcggCCGAGGACTTCTCCAAGCAACTGAA AGAGGAACTGAAGAAGGTCGGGGCATCtaattaa